In Papaver somniferum cultivar HN1 chromosome 1, ASM357369v1, whole genome shotgun sequence, a genomic segment contains:
- the LOC113284654 gene encoding uncharacterized protein LOC113284654 produces MAKQPSSSEKLVAICLGLLAVLSPLYIDQKASEEEEEEDVYDFSFASWLPLLLVVLMVSIYCSRQLDQNLTNFDPYWIHRVGGSSCGIIFLLVVIALVLKFKASLMG; encoded by the coding sequence ATGGCTAAACAACCTTCGTCTAGTGAAAAGCTAGTAGCAATATGTTTGGGTCTTCTTGCAGTGCTTTCACCATTATATATTGATCAAAAGGCatcagaggaagaggaagaagaagatgtttaCGACTTTAGCTTTGCTTCATGGTTACCTCTCTTGCTCGTGGTTTTAATGGTGTCTATCTATTGTTCTCGCCAACTAGACCAGAATTTGACGAACTTCGACCCTTACTGGATTCACAGAGTTGGTGGTTCCTCGTGTGGCATCATCTTCCTACTGGTTGTTATTGCATTGGTTCTCAAGTTTAAAGCTTCACTTATGGGATAG
- the LOC113284631 gene encoding UDP-N-acetylglucosamine transferase subunit ALG14 homolog isoform X1, producing the protein MLSLIRVLQWDRFTPRVYIAASTDNMSLQKAQVLEASMVGQADPDKLKVTVQFMQIYRSREVGQSYLTSVGTILIALLHALLLMIKIRPQVILCNGPGTCFPLCVIAFLFKVLGIRWSSIFYVESIARVKRLSLSGLLLYKLHIADLIFVQWPHLQKKYPQTLYVGCLM; encoded by the exons ATGCTTAGTCTCATCCGTGTGCTTCAATGGGACAGGTTTACACCGCGAGTCTACATAGCAGCTTCAACTGATAATATGAGTCTTCAGAAAGCTCAAGTACTGGAAGCCTCTATGGTTGGTCAG GCAGATCCTGACAAGCTAAAGGTAACAGTTCAGTTCATGCAAATTTACCGAAGCCGAGAAGTAGGTCAATCATATTTGACATCAGTAGGGACAATACTAATTGCTTTGCTTCATGCTCTGCTGTTGATGATAAAAATCAGGCCTCAAGTG ATCCTCTGCAATGGCCCTGGGACGTGTTTTCCTCTCTGCGTAATCGCATTCCTATTTAAg GTTCTTGGGATTAGATGGTCATCCATATTTTATGTTGAGAGTATCGCTAGGGTCAAGAGGTTATCTTTAAGCGGCCTTCTTCTTTACAAGCTGCATATTGCTGATCTCATTTTTGTGCAGTGGCCTCACCTACAAAAGAAATATCCCCAAACTCTCTATGTTGGTTGTCTTATGTAG
- the LOC113284631 gene encoding UDP-N-acetylglucosamine transferase subunit ALG14 homolog isoform X2: MSLQKAQVLEASMVGQADPDKLKVTVQFMQIYRSREVGQSYLTSVGTILIALLHALLLMIKIRPQVILCNGPGTCFPLCVIAFLFKVLGIRWSSIFYVESIARVKRLSLSGLLLYKLHIADLIFVQWPHLQKKYPQTLYVGCLM, translated from the exons ATGAGTCTTCAGAAAGCTCAAGTACTGGAAGCCTCTATGGTTGGTCAG GCAGATCCTGACAAGCTAAAGGTAACAGTTCAGTTCATGCAAATTTACCGAAGCCGAGAAGTAGGTCAATCATATTTGACATCAGTAGGGACAATACTAATTGCTTTGCTTCATGCTCTGCTGTTGATGATAAAAATCAGGCCTCAAGTG ATCCTCTGCAATGGCCCTGGGACGTGTTTTCCTCTCTGCGTAATCGCATTCCTATTTAAg GTTCTTGGGATTAGATGGTCATCCATATTTTATGTTGAGAGTATCGCTAGGGTCAAGAGGTTATCTTTAAGCGGCCTTCTTCTTTACAAGCTGCATATTGCTGATCTCATTTTTGTGCAGTGGCCTCACCTACAAAAGAAATATCCCCAAACTCTCTATGTTGGTTGTCTTATGTAG
- the LOC113297770 gene encoding B3 domain-containing protein Os03g0620400-like: protein MHFFKIFHSSIVRDKRLELPKEFARKFGEELSESDHAIIQIPNGIWHIGMKKAEGLVLFENGWPEFMEFYSICVGHLMVFRYDGNSRFQVHIFGMNATEIKYPSHFESTNHEVEVISTHSDDVELISAHPAAIEIISVHSDSSTSTQSDGEPSLSTLSVFASNEDNHNQIVESARPMCELPQPYQLQRAFSSKSRPQRSCTAAFLASQLQESALKAAAKFTSDNPSFKAIMRSSYLKRGTLGVPNAFGTSYLKNRTRLAVTLMVSDGKTWEARYLSRVKGRRSLSGLGKFVSDNHLREGDVCVFELVDRIKFKINVHIFRVSQEIISIHSGGRTKGEPSMSTLVEFASSEGRPNQEAEPATHEFPQASQKRKAFSSKFTHKRSYTMALQASQLQESALEAAEKFTSDNPFYKVLMRPSYVRGGYVRVPMVFAKQYLKITTQMAVTLGVSDGRTWEVLYLARAQHDRRLSQGWPKFVSDNHLKEGDLCVFELVDRINIEMKVHIFRVSQEIISIHSSSGTQTKYEPPMSTLVEFASSEGRVNQKAGPATHEFRGASQKQKASSKFTPKRSYTAAFQESRLQDSAVEAANEFTSDNPFYRVLMQSSYLKAGYVRVPMDFATSYLKYRTQMGVILRGSDGRTWEVEYLSRTHGNRGLYQGWAKFISDNHLKEGDICVFELVDRTNVEMKVHIFRVSQEIISAHSSSGTQTKYEPPMSTFVEFASSEGRVNQKAEPATHEFPLASRKRKAFSSKFGHKRSYTTAFQASQLLESALDAAEDFTSDNPFYKILMRPSYVKGGYVVIPKAFGTSYLKKRVRMVVTLRVSDGRTWRVRCVSRSRNATKLSLGWNEFATDNHVKEGDLCVFELVDRINFEMLVHIFRV, encoded by the exons ATGCATTTTTTCAAGATATTCCACTCCTCCATCGTCAGAGACAAACGGCTG GAACTTCCAAAAGAATTTGCCAGAAAGTTTGGAGAAGAGCTGTCTGAGTCTGACCATGCAATCATCCAGATACCCAATGGTATCTGGCATATAGGAATGAAGAAAGCTGAAGGTTTAGTTCTGTTTGAGAATGGTTGGCCAGAATTTATGGAGTTTTACTCTATTTGTGTTGGACATCTTATGGTTTTCAGATATGATGGGAATTCGAGGTTTCAGGTTCATATATTTGGCATGAATGCTACTGAGATAAAGTACCCATCTCATTTTGAAAGTACTAATCATGAAGTCGAAGTGATTTCAACTCATTCTGACGATGTTGAATTGATTTCAGCTCATCCAgctgcaattgaaataatttcaGTGCATTCGGATAGTAGTACTAGTACTCAAAGTGACGGCGAACCTTCCTTGTCTACCCTTAGTGTGTTTGCATCGAATGAAGATAATCACAATCAGATAGTTGAATCTG CTAGGCCTATGTGTGAGTTGCCGCAACCATACCAACTACAAAGAGCGTTTTCCAGTAAGTCTAGGCCTCAAAGATCCTGTACTGCAGCATTCCTGGCAAGCCAATTACAAGAAAGTGCACTTAAAGCAGCTGCAAAGTTTACATCTGATAATCCGTCCTTTAAGGCCATTATGCGGTCCTCTTATTTAAAAAGAGGGACCCTG GGGGTACCTAATGCTTTTGGGACCTCATATTTGAAAAACAGAACACGGTTGGCGGTCACTCTTATGGTTTCAGATGGGAAAACCTGGGAAGCCCGATACCTTTCTCGAGTGAAAGGTAGGAGAAGCCTATCAGGGCTGGGTAAATTCGTCTCAGATAATCATTTGAGGGAGGGGGATGTATGTGTATTTGAACTAGTTGACAGGATTAAGTTCAAGATTAATGTTCACATTTTTCGAGTCTCACAAGAAATAATTTCAATACATTCCGGTGGTAGAACCAAAGGTGAACCTTCCATGTCTACTCTTGTGGAGTTTGCATCAAGTGAAGGCCGTCCTAATCAGGAAGCTGAACCTG CTACACATGAATTTCCTCAAGCATCCCAGAAAAGAAAAGCATTTTCCAGTAAGTTCACTCATAAGAGATCTTATACTATGGCACTCCAAGCAAGCCAATTACAAGAAAGTGCACTTGAAGCAGCTGAAAAGTTTACATCTGATAATCCCTTCTACAAGGTCCTTATGCGTCCCTCTTATGTAAGAGGAGGCTACGTG AGAGTACCTATGGTTTTTgcaaaacaatatttgaaaattacAACGCAGATGGCAGTCACTCTTGGGGTTTCAGATGGGAGGACCTGGGAAGTTTTGTATCTTGCTCGAGCACAACATGATAGAAGGCTATCTCAGGGTTGGCCTAAATTCGTTTCAGATAATCATTTGAAGGAAGGCGATTTATGTGTTTTTGAACTGGTTGATAGGATAAATATAGAGATGAAGGTTCACATTTTCCGAGTCTCACAAGAAATAATTTCAATACATTCGAGTAGTGGTACTCAAACCAAATATGAACCTCCCATGTCTACCCTTGTTGAGTTTGCATCGAGTGAAGGCCGTGTTAATCAGAAAGCTGGACCTG CTACACATGAATTTCGGGGAGCATCTCAAAAACAAAAAGCTTCCAGTAAGTTTACTCCTAAGAGATCTTATACTGCGGCATTTCAGGAAAGCCGTTTACAAGACAGTGCAGTTGAAGCAGCTAATGAGTTTACATCTGATAATCCGTTCTACAGGGTCCTTATGCAATCGTCTTATCTCAAAGCAGGCTATGTG AGGGTACCTATGGATTTTGCAACCTCATATTTGAAGTACAGAACACAGATGGGGGTCATTCTTAGGGGTTCAGATGGCAGAACCTGGGAAGTTGAATATCTTTCTCGAACACATGGTAATAGAGGGCTATATCAGGGCTGGGCTAAATTCATTTCAGATAATCATTTGAAGGAAGGGGATATATGTGTTTTTGAACTAGTTGATAGGACAAATGTGGAGATGAAGGTTCACATTTTCCGAGTCTCACAAGAAATAATTTCAGCACATTCGAGTAGTGGTACTCAAACCAAATATGAACCTCCCATGTCTACCTTTGTTGAGTTTGCATCGAGTGAAGGCCGTGTTAATCAGAAAGCCGAACCTG CTACACATGAATTTCCCCTAGCATCCCGGAAACGAAAAGCATTTTCAAGTAAGTTTGGTCATAAGAGATCTTATACTACGGCATTCCAGGCAAGCCAATTACTAGAAAGTGCACTTGATGCAGCTGAAGATTTTACATCTGATAATCCTTTCTACAAAATCCTTATGCGACCCTCTTATGTAAAAGGAGGCTACGTG GTGATTCCCAAGGCTTTTGGGACCTCATATCTGAAAAAAAGAGTGCGGATGGTGGTCACTCTTAGGGTATCAGATGGGAGAACCTGGAGAGTCCGGTGCGTTTCTCGATCACGGAATGCTACCAAGCTATCTCTAGGCTGGAATGAATTTGCTACAGATAATCATGTGAAAGAAGGCGATTTATGCGTCTTTGAACTTGTTGACAGGATAAATTTCGAGATGCTTGTTCACATCTTCCGAGTATGA
- the LOC113284646 gene encoding UDP-N-acetylglucosamine transferase subunit ALG14 homolog, protein MEKGNGCCFSIMTMPNLIFILITIFIIFIVRILLVIHQSKKPLHYSPPKSVSTLIVLGSGGHTAEMINLIRVLQRDRFTPRVYVAASTDNMSLQKAQVLEASLVDQAGLDKLKETAQFMQIYRSREVGQSYLTSIGTTLIALGHALLLMIKIRPQVILCNGPGTCFPLCVIAFLFKVIGIRWSSIFYVESMARVKRLSLSGLLLYKLHIADLIFVQWPHLQKKYPRTHHVGCLM, encoded by the exons ATGGAAAAGGGAAATGGATGTTGCTTCTCCATAATGACGATGCCTAATCTTATTTTCATCCTCATCACAATTTTCATCATCTTTATTGTTCGTATTTTGCTCGTCATACATCAAAGCAAGAAACCTCTTCATTACTCACCTCCCAAATCTGTCAGCACCCTAATCGTTCTAGGTTCAG GTGGTCACACGGCTGAGATGATTAATCTCATCCGTGTGCTTCAAAGGGACAGGTTTACACCGCGAGTCTATGTAGCAGCTTCAACTGATAATATGAGTCTTCAGAAAGCTCAAGTACTGGAAGCCTCTCTGGTTGATCAG GCAGGTCTTGACAAGCTAAAGGAAACAGCTCAGTTCATGCAAATTTACCGAAGCCGAGAAGTAGGTCAATCATATTTAACATCAATCGGGACAACACTAATTGCTCTGGGCCATGCTCTATTGCTGATGATAAAAATTAGGCCTCAAGTG ATCCTCTGCAACGGACCCGGGACTTGTTTTCCTCTCTGCGTAATTGCGTTCCTATTTAAG GTTATTGGGATTAGATGGTCATCCATATTTTATGTTGAGAGTATGGCAAGGGTTAAGAGGTTATCATTAAGCGGTCTTCTTCTTTACAAGCTGCATATTGCTGATCTCATTTTTGTGCAATGGCCACACCTACAAAAGAAATATCCCCGTACTCATCACGTCGGCTGTCTTATGTAG